Part of the Paenibacillus sp. FSL R7-0273 genome is shown below.
TCCTCTGGTTCCGGCGGAGCGGCTGGTTTAAGTAACCTATATGACAAAAGCCAAACGCCACCGCTATGAGCGGCGGCGTTTATTGGAGGAAGGCGAGGACTTCCGGCGGTTTTTGGGTTTGGCCGGGGATTTGCGGCGCTGCTTGGACGGGCGTCTTTTTTTGCGTTTCGGCTGATACATGGCGGCGTCCTCCTCCGCGGCGAACGAGCCGGAGCCCTTCTTTTTGCCGAAGGTGCCCATAACGAGCTTCACCATCGGCGCCATCTGCTGAAAGCCCTCAACGACCTTCTGCACCTTGCCCATGGAGCTGACAATCCCGTCGATCCCGCCCATCCGGTCCACGATGCCCTTAATCTGCTCCAGATTAGCCAGGTTCCCGAGATTGCCGAGATTACCAAGCAGTCCGCCGGCTTTGGGAGCTGCTTCAGCTGCGGCTACCGGTATGGCAAGCGCTGTATCGGCGGCCTCGGCTCCGAATGCCGGCAGCAGGCCGGCTTCAATTGGAGGCGGCGGCTGGACGTAGGGACCGATGCCGGGATAGGCTGAAGGAGCGTATGAACCGGCCAGCGAGCGCCCCTCCCGGCGGGAATGATTATAGTAATGATGAGGCATAACATCACATTCCTTTGTTGTTGGTTTGCTATACTGTATGTCATGGGCGAACATAAGGTATAGACAAACGCCCGGGTTACCGGGATAAGAGCGGAAAAGGGCGGATGCCCACAAGGGGGCGGCGGAAGTGAAGAAACCGTGTCCATGCTTGATTTTCAGAGGTTATGTAGTACTATAGTTAAGGCGGTAAATCCTATCAGATACATATAGAGTAGAATCCAAACCCGACATTTGGTGTACGCCTGGGGTGGACAAATGTCCATCATTTTCGTTCTTTACAGCGTGAAATCGTTAATGCTTGAAAAAACTGCCCCAGTGCAATATAGTAGAGGCAAGATAGTCTTGTTGATTTTACAGCTTTAATGCTTTAAAGCCAGTTTTGGATGATGCTTAATCCGTGAAGATGATGCTGACCAAACTTTTTAGGGGATGATTCTACGATGCAGCTTAAGAAGCTAAACGATAAAAGTATTGACCAATTATTCGAAGCCATTTTAACACTTAAAAATATGGAAGAATGCTATGTCTTCTTCGATGATCTGTGCACCGTAAATGAGATTCAGTCGCTGTCACAGCGTCTTGAGGTTGCGCGCATGCTGGGCAAGGGCTCTACATACAATCAAATCGAAGCTGAGACCGGAGCGAGCACGGCTACCATCTCCCGGGTGAAGCGCTGCCTGAACTATGGTAATGACGGCTACAAAATGACTCTGGAACGCCTGGGACGCTAATCATATGAAACCGGGCGTCCTAATCATCAGTCACGGCTCCCGGGACA
Proteins encoded:
- a CDS encoding YerC/YecD family TrpR-related protein; its protein translation is MQLKKLNDKSIDQLFEAILTLKNMEECYVFFDDLCTVNEIQSLSQRLEVARMLGKGSTYNQIEAETGASTATISRVKRCLNYGNDGYKMTLERLGR